The DNA region GCTGAACCTCGCCGACACCCGCATCTACCAGGCCTCGTCCTCGGAGATGTTCGGCGCCTCGCCGCCGCCGCAGAACGAGGCGACGCCGTTCTACCCGCGCAGCCCCTACGGCTGCGCCAAGGTCTACGCCTACTGGATCGGCGTGAACTACCGCGAGGCGTACGGGCTCCACGTCTCGAACGGCATCCTCTTCAACCACGAGTCGCCGCGGCGGGGCGAGACCTTCGTCACGCGCAAGGTCACCCGCGCCGCCTCGCGCATCAAGGTCGGCCTCCAGCAGAAGCTCTACCTCGGCAACCTCGACGCGAAGCGCGACTGGGGCTACGCGAAGGACTACGTCGAGGCGATGTGGCTGATGCTCCAGCAGCCGAAGGGCGACGACTACGTGGTCGCCACCGGCGAGGCGCACTCGGTCCGCGAGCTGTGCGAGGCGGCCTTCGGGCACGCCGGCCTCGACTACCGCCAGTACGTCGAGATCGACCCGCGCTACTACCGCCCGACCGAGGTGGACTACCTCCTCGGCGACCCGTCCAAGGCCGCGCGCCAGCTCGGCTGGAAGCCGCGCACCAGCTTCGCCGAGCTGGTCCGGCTCATGATGGAGTCCGACCTGGAGCTGGCCGAGCGCGAGCTGCGCGCCGGCGCGGGGCCGGCGGTGTCGCGGCACGGGTAGGGGCGCGGCGCTGGCCGCCCGCCCCGACGGCTACCCTCGCCCGTACTGCGTCTCGTAGTACGTCAGGTACTCGCCGGAGATGATCCGCTCCCACCAGGCGCGGTGCTCCCGGTACCAGCGGACCGTGTCGCCGAGCGCGGCCTCGAAGTGGTGCCGCGGCGCCCAGCCGAGCTTCGCGCGCGCCTTGGTCGCGTCGATGGCGTAGCGGCGGTCGTGGCCGAGCCGGTCCTTCACGTAGGTGATGAGCGTCTCCGGCTTGCCCACGTGGCGCAGCACCTGCTTCACGATGTCGATGTTGTGCCGCTCGCTCGACGCGCCGAAGTTGTAGACCTCGCCGTCGTGGCCGTGCTCGAGCGCGGCGAGCAGCCCGCGGCAGTGGTCCTCGACGTGGATCCAGTCGCGCACGTTCATCCCGTCGCCGTACACGGGCAGCGGGAGGTCCCGGAGCGCGTTCGCGATCATGAGCGGGATGAGCTTCTCGGGGAACTGGTAGGGCCCGTAGTTGTTGGAGCAGCGGGTCACCACCACCGGGAGCTTGAACGTGTGCGCGTACGCGAGCGCGAGCAGGTCGCTCGACGCCTTCGACGCCGAGTAGGGCGAGGACGGGTCGAGCGGCGTCGTCTCGGTGAAGTAGCCGCTGGGACCGAGCGAGCCGTACACCTCGTCGGTCGAGACGTGCAGGAAGCGCTTCACGCCGTGCTCGCGCGCGGCCTCGAGCAGCACCTGCGTGCCGCGCACGTTCGTGTCGATGAACACCGCGGGCGCCAGGATCGACCGGTCCACGTGGCTCTCGGCGGCGAGGTGCATCACCGCGTCGATGCGCTCCGTGCGGAAGACGTCGGCCACCAGCTCGCCGTTGCCGATGTCGCCGCGGACGAAGCGGTACTGCGAGCTGCCCTTCACGTCCGCGAGGTTCTCGGCGTTCCCGGCGTAGGTGAGCTTGTCGAGGTTGACGACGCGCCAGCCGGGCCGCTCGGCGAGGAGCAGCCGGACCAGGTTGGAGCCGATGAAGCCGCAGCCGCCGGTGAGGAGGACGTTCACTTGGAATGCTCCGGGCCCTCGAACACGGCCGCCTCGCGGAAGGACCTGCCGCCGGCGTCCTTCGCCGACACGATCGGCGGTGCGCCGCCGGTGGGCCAGTCGATGCCGAGGGCCGGGTCGTCCCACCGGATGCAGTGCTCGTGCTCGGGGTGCCAGTAGTCGGTGATCTTGTAGACGAACTCGGCCTCGTCGGAGAGCACGAGGAAGCCGTGCGCGAAGCCCTCGGGGATCCAGAGCTGCCGCTTGTCCTCGGCGGAGAGGGTCTCCCCGGCCCAGCGCCCGAACGTGGGCGAGCCGCGGCGGAGGTCCACCGCCACGTCGAACACCTCGCCGCGCGTGACGCGCACGAGCTTCCCCTGCGGGTTGGGGAGCTGGTAGTGCAGCCCGCGGAGCACGTTGCGGGTGGAGAGGCTGTGGTTGTCCTGCACGAACTCCACGTGCCGGCCCACGGCCGCGTCGAACGCCCGCTGGTTGAAGCTCTCGAAGAAGAAGCCGCGCGCGTCGCCGAAGACGCGCGGCTCGACCACCAGCAGGCCGGGCAACGGGGTGGCACGGGCGTGCATCAGAACACCCGCGTCTCGAGCAGGCTCCGCACGTATTGACCGTACGTGGACTTGCCGAGCGCCGCGGCGCGCTCCTCGAGCTGCGCGTCGCTGATCCAGCCCCGCCGCCAGGCGACCTCCTCCGGGCACGCGATCTTGAGCCCCTGCCGCTTCTCGATGGTGGCGATGAACTGCCCCGCGTCGAGGAGCGAGTCGTGCGTGCCGGTGTCGAGCCAGGCGTAGCCGCGGCCCATGATCTCGACCGAGAGCTGGCCGCGCTCGAGGTAGAGGCGGTTGAGGTCGGTGATCTCGAGCTCGCCACGGGCGGAGGGCCGGATGGTGGAGGCGAGCTCGACCACGTTGTGGTCGTAGAAGTAGAGGCCGGTGACGGCGTAGCGCGACTTGGGCTTCGCGGGCTTCTCCTCGATGCTCACCGCGCGGCGCTCGCCGTCGAACTCCACCACGCCGTAGCGCTCGGGGTCGGTCACCGCGTAGGCGAAGACGGTCGCGCCGTCGGTGCGGGCGTCGGCGTCCCGCAGCACGCTCTGCAGTTCGTGGCCGTAGAAGATGTTGTCGCCGAGCACCAGCGCCGAGGGGCCGCCGCGCACGAAGTCGGCGCCGATGACGAACGCCTGCGCCAGCCCCTCCGGCCTGGGCTGCACCTGGTACTCGAGCCGGAGCCCCCACTGGCTGCCGTCGCCGAGCAGCTCCTGGAAGCGCGGGGTGTCCTGGGGCGTCGAGATGACGAGGATGTCCTGGATCCCCGCCAGCATGAGCGCGCTGAGCGGGTAGTACACCATCGGCTTGTCGTAGACCGGCAGGAGCTGCTTCGAGATCGCGAGCGTGGCCGGATAGAGCCGCGTCCCGGCTCCGCCCGCGAGGATGATTCCCTTGCGCCTGGTCATGAGGTCGTCTTCCGCAGAGTACGGCCGCGCGCCGGCTGGGCGGCGCCACGGACGGCCAACCCTACCACCGGCAGCGGCCTTCATGCCCGGGAGGCACGATGCCCGCGCCGGGTCGGGCGGGCTCGTTTGCCGCAGCGCGGATCGGCGGTAGGCTCGCCCCGTGCGCATCGCGATCACCGGGGCGAACGGGCTGCTGGGCGGCGCCGCGGTCACGCTGGCCGTGTCGGGCGGTCACGAGGTGGTCGGCCTCGGGCGCGGCCCGTGCCGGCTCGCGCCAGGGCGCTTCGCCTGGGCCGACGCGGACCTGTCGGACGGGCGCTCGGTCGAGCGCACGCTCCTCGAGCTCCGGCCCGAGGCGGTCCTCCACGCGGGCGCCATGACCGACGTGGACGGCTGCGAGCGCGAGCCGGAGCTCGCCTGGCGCGCGAACGTGGGCGGCACCGAGCAGGTGGCCCGCGCCTGCCGCGCCCTGGGCGCGCGGCTCGTGGCGGTCTCCACCGACTACGTCTTCGACGGCACGCGGGGCCGCTACCGCGAGGACGACCTGCCCAACCCGCAGGGCGCCTACGCGCGCACGAAGCGCTGCGGCGAGGAGGCGGCGCTCGTGATCGCGCCGGACGCGGCGGTGGCGCGGGTGGCGGTGGTGTACAGCGGTCGGCCGGGAGCGAAGGCGACCTTCGCCACGCAGGTGGTGGAGAAGCTCTCGCGCGGCGAGCCGGTGAAGGCGTTCTCGGACCAGGTGGTCTCGCCGACGCTCGCCGAGAGCGCGGCGGAGATGACGCTCGAGCTGCTCCTCGAGCACGACCTCCGGGGCGTGCTCCACACCGCGGGCGCGACCGCGCTCGACCGCGTTGACTTCGCCCGCCGCGTGGCGGCGCGCTTCGGCCTCTCGGGCGAGATCGTGCCGGTGAAGACCGCCGACGCGAAGCTGCTCGCGCCGCGGCCGCTGCGGAGCGGCCTCGACGTCGGCCGCGCGATGGCGCTGCTCCGGGCGAAGCCGCTCGCGATCGACGTCGCGCTGGACCGCTTCCACGCGCAGTGGGTGGCGCGGGGGTAGCCCGCGCCCGCCCGCTGCTACGCCTTCACCACCCGCGGCCCGCCGCTCCCCTGCACGAGCGCGGGGAGCATGTTGCGCGTGTCCACCACCAGGCGCACGCCGCGGAAGAGCTTCGGGTCCTTGAACAGCTCGTGCGCGGTCGCGACCACCACGGCGTCGTAGGACGCGAACGTGGCGGCGTCGAGCGGCACCGACGAGAGGCCGAGGTCGTGCTTGCGGGTCCGGTGGGTCTTCGGGAAGTACGGGTCGCAGTAGTCCACGTCGGCGCCGCCCTCGCGGAGCAGCTCGATGATCTCGTACGAGGGCGACTCGCGGTCGTCGTCGATGTTCGCCTTGTAGGCGAGCCCGAGCACCAGCACCCGCGAGCCCTTCACCGACTTGTGGTCGCCGTTCAGCGCGTCGGCCACCTTCTGCGCCACGTACCGCGGCATCCGGGTGTTGATCTCGCCGGCGAGCTCGATGAAGCGCGCCCACTCGCCGTGCTCGGCGGCCTTCCACGAGAGGTAGAACGGGTCGAGCGGGATGCAGTGCCCGCCGAGGCCCGGGCCCGGGTAGAACGGCATGAAGCCGAAGGGCTTCGTGGACGCGGCGCGGATCACCTCCCACACGTCGATGTCCATCCGGTCGAAGATCACCTTCAGCTCGTTCACGAGCGCGATGTTCACCGACCGGAACACGTTCTCGAGCAGCTTGCAGGACTCGGCCACCCGCGCGCTCGACACGGGCACCACGTTCTCGAGCGCGGCGCCGTACAGCGCGGCCGCGGCGCGGGTGGACGCCTCGTCCACGCCGCCGACCACCTTCGGGATGGTCTTCGTGCTGAAGTCCTTGCGGCCCGGGTCCTCGCGCTCGGGCGAGAACGCGAGCAGGAAGTCCTCGCCGAAGCGGAGCCCGCTCTTCTCGAGCAGGGGCTTCACCTCCTCGTCGGTCGTGCCGGGGTACGTCGTGGACTCGAGCACCACGAGCTGCCCGGGGCGGAGCTGCTTCGCGATCTTCTCGGCGGTGGAGTGGATGTACGAGTTGTCGGGCTCGCGGTGCGGGCCGAGCGGCGTGGGGACGCAGATGAGGATCGCGTCGCACTCGCGCAGCCGCTCGAAGTCGGTGGTGGCGGTGTACTGGCCGCTCTCCACCGCGGCCTTCACGCGGTCGGGGCCGATGTGCTTGATGTACGACTCGCCCCGCGAGATGGCGGCGATCTTGGCGGGATCCACGTCCAGCCCCAGCACCGGGAAGCCGGCCTCCCGGAACACCAGCGCCAGCGGCAGCCCCACGTAGCCCTGGCCGATGACGCCCACGCGCGCGGTGCGCGCGGCGATCCGCGCCTCGAGTTCCTTGATCACGCTGTTCCCCCTGCGGCCGGCCCAGCGGGCCGTGCTCCGTCTCGTCCCGGGCGCCCGCCTGCGTGGGGGGGCCAGGGACGGCCGAACCTACCACCGGGGGCGGGGGGTTTCATGCCGGGGAGCCATGGTGCCCGTAGAGGGTCGGAGGGCGCCCGTTTGCCGCAGCTCCGCCTCGGACGCGGGCGGCGGACGGACCGTCCGGGCGCGGAACGCGACCCGCCCGGCGGCTCGGCCGCTCCCCGCCCGCGAGTACCCCGGGTCCCCCGCGTCTGCTAGAACCGCACCGCGATGACCTCCCTCTCCGTCCTGGTCCCCGTCTACAACGAGCAGCACCTCGTCTCGACCTCCCTCGGCAGGCTCGAGATCCTGGACGGCTCGCCGCACCTCGAGCGCGTGCAGGTGGTGGTGGTGGACGACTGCTCGCGCGACGCGACCGGCGAGGTCCTGCGCGCCTTCGCCGCCGCCCGCGGCGTCCAGTGGCTGGAGAACGGGCCCATCGAGAACGGCGTGGAGCTGTGCGGGCACGGCCGGCAGGGCAAGTTCGAGTGGGTGTTCCTCCGCCACGTCATGAACGGCGGGAAGGGCCGCGCCATCCGCACCGCGCTCGCCGAGGCGGACGGCGAGCTGTCGGTGATCCACGACGCGGACCTCGAGTACCACCCGCGCGACCTCGCCCGCATCGTGAAGGTGTTCGTGGAGGAGGAGGCGGACGCGGTGTTCGGCTCGCGCTTCGCGGGCGGCGAGGCCCGGCGCGCGCTGCTGTTCCGCCACGAGCTCGGCAACCGGCTGCTCACGTTCCTCACCAACTGGGTGACCAACGTGAACCTGACCGACATGGAGACCTGCTACAAGGCGGTCCGCACCGACCTCCTGAAGTCGATCCCCATCGTCTCGAACGACTTCCGGCTCGAGCCCGAGCTGACCATCAAGCTCGCGAAGCGCGAGGCGCGCATCTTCGAGATCCCCATCAGCTACTCGGGGCGGACCTACCAGGAGGGCAAGAAGATCAACTGGCGGGACGGCGTGAAGGCGCTGTGGGCCATCACCCGCTTCTGGCTCTCCGACCACGTCTACCAGGAGGACGCGTACGGCTCGCAGATCCTGGGCCGGCTCGCCCGCGCGCCGCGCTTCAACGCCTGGATGGCGGACGTCATCCGGCCGTTCTGCGGGCAGCGCGTGCTCGAGATCGGGAGCGGCACCGGCAACCTCACCCGCCGCCTCGTCCCGCGCAACACCTACGTCGCCTCCGACGTCAACCCGCTCTACCTCCAGACGCTCCGCGGCCTCACGCTCGACCGGCCCTACCTCGACGTCACGCTCACCGACGTCACGAAGGGCGAGTCGTTCCCCACGGTGGAGGGCGGCTTCGACACGGTGGTGTGCCTCAACATCATCGAGCACGTGGACGACGACCTCGGCGCGCTCAGGAACGTCCGCGCGGCGCTCGCCGAGACCGGCCGCGCCATCGTGCTCGTGCCGCGCGGCCCGGACCTGTTCGGCACGCTCGACGAGGTGCTGGGGCACAAGCGGCGCTACACCGAGAACACGCTGGTGGAGCTCGCCACGAAGGCCGGCTTCGAGGTGCAGGAGCTCCTGCACTTCAACCGGGTGGGCACGCCGGCCTGGTGGCTGAACGGCAAGCTCCTGAAGCGCCGCTCCTTCGGCCTCGTGCAGATCAAGGCGCTCAACCTGCTCACGCCGCTGTTCCGGGTGATCGACCGCGCGCTGCCGTTCCCGCCGCTCTCGCTCATCGCGGTGCTGCGCCCGACCTCGGCGCGGCCCGACGCGGCCGGCGCGGGCCCGGACGCCGCGGGCGCGACGGGTGGCGAGCCCGGCGGCGGCGTCGAGCCGGACCCGGCGCGCGACGTCAGCGCGTCGGCGTGAGCGGCAGCGCCACCTGCACCACGAGCCGCAGGTTGGGCTCGTTCCGCGGCAGGAACGCCCGCGACCAGCGGTAGGACGCGCTCGCGTCCCACGAGACCTCGAACGGCCCGGCGAGCAGGAGCTGGCGCGCGCCGGCGGTCACCTCGACGTCCTGGGTGAGCGCGTCGTCGCGGAGCGGCTCGATGGTGCTCCAGTAGTAGGCGTTGTCGCGGCGGACGCGCTCGAGGTACCCGCCGATGCGCCCGCGCGGCCCGAACACGTCCACCGCCACCGTCTGGCTGTCCGAGCCGGGGCCGATGGAGGCGCCGAGGAGCTGGCCCTCGTTCGTCCACGAGAGGTCGCGCGCGTGGGTGTACCAGCTCGGCATGCCGCGCAGGCTGTCGGGGGGACGCACGGCCTGGAGCGCGGTGGCCTCGAGCTGGAGGCGCACGGTGCGCGCGCCGCCGCCGAACAGCTTCTGGAGGCCGAGCAGGTACGCGCCGGTGTGGTCGGTCTCGCGGACGTACTGGTACAGCGAGCCCTCGTGGTCCTCGCGGCCGAACTCGCCGTAGATCTCGAGCCGCGCCTCGGGGAACACCCAGCGCGCGAACAGCGAGGCGAGCTGGTTGTCGTTGGGGTTGTTGCCGGTGGGATCGTCGTACCAGCCCTTCAGGTCGTTCTTGCGCGGGCTCTGGAACACCGCCAGCCAGTCGCCCACCCGCAGGCCGTCCCACACCTGCACGAACTGGCGCGAGAGCCCGACCGTGAGCCCGGGCACCCAGCGCGGCGTGTAGTCGAGCACGAGCCCGCTCACCATCGGGTGAGTGGGGTGCGCGACGTAGGTCGAGCGCGAGAGGCGGCCCCAGTACACCAGCACCTCGGCCGTGCCGATGCCGATGTTCGCGGGGCGCGAGGTGCCGACGAACGCGTGCGGGAAGCCGGGCGCGGCGTTCGTCATGGTGAGCGCGTTCCGGATCCCGGGGCCGATCCAGAGGTTCTCGGTGGAGATCCCGACGGCCACGTTCCACGCGTCGGCGCGCAGGTAGCTCTGGCCGAGGCTCCAGTCCGCGAACGGGCCGGCGCCGAAGCGCTGCGGGTAGTCGATGCCGTCGCCGTAGAACGGGTTCCGGAAGGCGAGGTCGCCGGCCTGGCCGTTCTGGCGGGTGGTGAACCAGCGGTTCTGCGACCAGGAGACGGCCGGCGCGAGCGCGCCGGAGAGCGCGCCCCAGCGGAAGGACGCGCCGCCGGAGAGCATCGACGAGGTCCCGCGGCCGGCCCAGAGCAGGCCGTCGTTCCCGCCGGACGGGTAGTGCGAGTTCCAGGCGGCGTCGAGCCGGAGCGGCACGAGCCGGACGCCGTCCGCGCCCGCGCGCGCCTCGAGCCCGGCGGTGTCCCAGGGCAGCGCGCCCTCCGCGCAGCGCGCCTCCACCCGCGCGCCGGCGCGGCGCAGCACGCGCGGCGAGAGGGGGACCGCGCCGGACAGCTCGCCGAGGCGGAGCAGCTCGTCGGCGGGGGTGCCGATCCCGTCCACCGAAAGCGGGACCTGGGTGCATCCCCGCTCGCCCCTCGACAGGCTCGGGGTGAGCGGGGCGGCTTCCGCTCGTGGTGAGCCTGCTGCTTCCGCTCGTGGTGAGCTTGTCGAACCACGAGCGGGTGACCCATCCTCCGCGTCCGCTCGTGGTGAGCTTGTCGAACCACGAGCGGTGCTGGCGGTCAGGAGGGCGGCGACGAGGACGGACGCGCAGGCGGTTCGCATCGGGACGCGCAGTGTAACCGCCCCGGCGCCGCGCCGCGAGCGGGCGGTCAGCGCGCGCCGCGCACGCCGTCCCGGATGCTCTCCGCCACGTACGCGCGCATGGCCTCGGTCAACCCGGGATACACGCCCACCCACAGCGAGCGGTTCATGATCGCGTCGGTGTTGACGAGCTCCCCCACCACCCGGAACGGCGGCGGCCGGCCCTCGTCGCGGGCGTCCTGCACGAGCTGGGTGAGCGCGGGCTGCCGCACCAGGTTCCCGGCGAACAGCATGCGGGTCTGGATCTTGCGGCCCTCCAGGTGGCGGACCAGCGCGTCGCGCGTGACGGCGGCGCCCTCGCGCACGGTCATCATGAAGCCGAACCAGGACGGCTCGGAGCCGGGCGTGGGCTCGGGCAGCACCAGCGCGTCGGACAGGTCCCCGAGCGCCTCGCGGTAGAACGCCCAGTTCCGGCGCCGCGCCTCGACGAACCCGGCCAGCCGCTCGAGCTGCGCCAGCCCCACCGCGGCCTGCATGTCCGTGACCTTCAGGTTGAAGCCGAGGTGGCCGTAGACGTACTTGTGATCGTAGCCGCGCGGCAGCTCGCCGAGCTGCCACTCGAAGCGGCGGCGGCAGGTGTTGTCCACCCCGGGGTTGCACCAGCAGTCACGGCCCCAGTCGCGCAGCGACTCGACCGCGCGCTTCAGCGTGTCGTCCGAGGTCAGCACCGCGCCGCCCTCGCCCATGGTCATGTGGTGCGGCGGGTAGAACGACAGCGTGGCGAGGTCGCCGAACGTGCCGGTCTTGCGCCCGTGGTAGAGCGAGCCGGCCGCGTCGCAGTTGTCCTCGACCAGCCAGAGCCGGTGCCGCTCGCAGAACGCCTTCACCGCGGCGAGGTCGAACGGGTTGCCGAGCGTGTGCGCCACCATCACCGCGCGGGTCCGCGGCGAGCGCGCCGCCTCGAGCTGCGAGACGTCGAGGTTGTAGCCGGGCAGCGACACGTCCACGAACACCGGCACGAGGCCGAGCTGGAGCGCCGGCGCCACCGTGGTGGGGAACCCGGCCGCGACGGTGATGATCTCGTCCCCGGCGCGGAGCCGGCGCTCGCCGAGCAGGTGCGAGCGGAGCGCCGCGACCGCGAGCAGGTTCGCGGACGAGCCGGAGTTCACGAGGCGCGCGTGCTCGACGCCGTACCACTCGGCGAGCCGCTCCTCCAGCCGCCGGTGCCAGCGGCCGGCGGTGAGCCAGAACTCGAGGCCGCTCTCCACCAGGTTCGTCAGCTCCGGCGCGCCGTACACGCGGCCGGCGTAGCGCACCGGCGACTTGCCGGGCACGAACGCCGGCTCGGCGCCCTCGCGCAGCCGCGCGAGCTCGCGCACGCGCTCCAGGATCTCGGCGGTGAGCTGGCGCTCCCGCTCCTTCGGATCGATCGACACTCAGCGCTCCAGGTATGCGCGGATCTGCGCGCGGCACAGCTCGGCGAGCGCGGGCGCGCCCGCGCCGGCGGCGTGCGCCCGGTACCACTCCACCGTCCGGCGCAGCCCCTCCTCGAAGCTCCAGCGCGGCGCCCAGCCCAGCCGCGCCCAGGCCTTCTCCACCGAGAGGCGCAGCACCCCGGCCTCGTGCGGCGCGGCCGGGTCGCTCCGGTCCTCCCAGGCGCCCGGGCCCCAGGCGGCGACGAGCGTCTCCACCACCTCGCGGACGGTGCGCGCGTCCTCGTGGCGCGGGCCGAAGTTGAACGCCTCGCAGTGCGCGGCGCGGTCCGGCGCGCCCGGCGCGAGCCGCGCGCCCAGCAAGAGGTAGCCGCCGAGCGGCTCGAGCACGTGCTGCCAGGGGCGGACGCCGCGCGGGTTGCGCACCGGGACGGGCCGGCCGGCCGCGAGCGCGCGGATGGCGTCCGGCACGATCCGGTCCTCGGCCCAGTCGCCGCCGCCGACCACGTTGCCCGCGCGCGCTGGCGAGCGCCACGCCGTGCGAGGCGAGGCGGGCCGGCGGGAAGAAGCTCCGGCGCCAGCTCGACACCACCAGCTCGGTCGCCCCCTTGGACATGGAGTAGGGGTCGAACCCGCCCATGGGCTCGTCCTCGCGGTAGCCCCAGGCCCACTCGCGGTTCTCGTAGCACTTGTCGCTCGTCACCACGACCACGCCGCAGGGCACGCCAGCGGCGCGCACCGCCTCGAGCAGGTGGGCGGTGCCGAGCACGTTCGTCTCGAGCGTCTCCACCGGCGCCTGGTACGACGCGCGCACGAGCGGCTGCGCGGCCAGGTGGAACACCAGCTCCGGCCGCGCCTCGCGCACCACCGCGGCGAGGTTCGCCGCGTCGCGCACGTCGGCGAGCACGCTCGTGCAGGCGGCGTCCACCGCCGCGGCCACGTAGAGCGAGGGCGAGCCGGCGGGCGCGAGCGCGTACCCGGTCACCTTCGCGCCCAGGCTCTCGAGCCAGAGCGTGAGCCAGCTCCCCTTGAAGCCGGTGTGGCCGGTGACGAGCACGCGGCGGCCGGCGTAGGCGCGGGCGAGCTCCGCGGCGGTGGGGGCAGGGCCGCTCATGGCCAGGTCTTCCAGGGCGCGACCCCGCGCGTCCACAGGTCGTTCAGCAGGCCGTACTCGCGGGCGGTGTCCATGGGCTGCCAGAAGCCGGTGTGCGGGAACGCCACCAGCTCGCCGTCGCGCGCCAGCTTCCGCAGCGGCTCCTGCTCCAGCACGGTCCGGGCGTCGTCGCCGATGTAGGGCCAGATCCGCCTGGCGTCGAGCACGAAGAAGCCGCCGTTGATGAAGCCCTCGCTGGCGTTCGGCTTCTCGTTGAACTCGGTGACGCGGGCGCCGTCGAGCCGCATCTCGCCGAAGCGGCCGGGCGGGCGCACGGCCGCCACCGTGGCGACCTTGCCGTGCCGCCGGTGCGCCTCGATGGACGCGGCCACGTCGAGGTCCGAGACGCCGTCGCCGTAGGTCAGGCAGAACAGGTCGTCGCCCTCGACGTAGCGCCGGACCGCGGCCACGCGGCCGCCGGTCATGGTCGCCTCGCCGGTCTCGGCGAGCGTGACCTTCCAGTCCTCCTCGCCGTGCTGGCCGTGGAACTCGATCCGGTCGTGGCGGCCGAGCGTGACGGTCACGTCGGTGGTCATGGCGCGGTAGTTCAGGAAGAACTCGCGGATGACCGAGCCCTTGTAGCCGAGGCACAGCACGAACTCGCGCACGCCGTGCTGCGCGTAGCCCTTCATGATGTGCCAGAGGATGGGCCGGTTGCCGATGGGCAGCATCGGCTTCGGCAGCACCTCGCTCGCGTCTCGGATGCGGGTTCCCTGCCCGCCGCAGAGGATGACGGCCTTCATGTCCGCGGGACGATAGGCGAAGCCTCGCCCGGCGTCGAGGGCCGGGCGCGCCGGGGCCGCCCGATCAGCGGCCGGACCGCTCGAGCCACTCCAGCGTGCGGTCGAGCCCCGCCTCGACGCCG from Anaeromyxobacter dehalogenans 2CP-C includes:
- the rfbF gene encoding glucose-1-phosphate cytidylyltransferase, which codes for MKAVILCGGQGTRIRDASEVLPKPMLPIGNRPILWHIMKGYAQHGVREFVLCLGYKGSVIREFFLNYRAMTTDVTVTLGRHDRIEFHGQHGEEDWKVTLAETGEATMTGGRVAAVRRYVEGDDLFCLTYGDGVSDLDVAASIEAHRRHGKVATVAAVRPPGRFGEMRLDGARVTEFNEKPNASEGFINGGFFVLDARRIWPYIGDDARTVLEQEPLRKLARDGELVAFPHTGFWQPMDTAREYGLLNDLWTRGVAPWKTWP
- the rfbH gene encoding lipopolysaccharide biosynthesis protein RfbH; protein product: MSIDPKERERQLTAEILERVRELARLREGAEPAFVPGKSPVRYAGRVYGAPELTNLVESGLEFWLTAGRWHRRLEERLAEWYGVEHARLVNSGSSANLLAVAALRSHLLGERRLRAGDEIITVAAGFPTTVAPALQLGLVPVFVDVSLPGYNLDVSQLEAARSPRTRAVMVAHTLGNPFDLAAVKAFCERHRLWLVEDNCDAAGSLYHGRKTGTFGDLATLSFYPPHHMTMGEGGAVLTSDDTLKRAVESLRDWGRDCWCNPGVDNTCRRRFEWQLGELPRGYDHKYVYGHLGFNLKVTDMQAAVGLAQLERLAGFVEARRRNWAFYREALGDLSDALVLPEPTPGSEPSWFGFMMTVREGAAVTRDALVRHLEGRKIQTRMLFAGNLVRQPALTQLVQDARDEGRPPPFRVVGELVNTDAIMNRSLWVGVYPGLTEAMRAYVAESIRDGVRGAR